From a region of the Verrucomicrobiota bacterium genome:
- a CDS encoding glycoside hydrolase family 75 protein — protein MLRLPALALLAPALSSAQIELTEIESIPAGPTTSLRADGQGYFEKVVIRRPEALTKLDGLLRLNPALSQVLPALPELLASARVSDRFDQLYDRKIRYLQKGGQLTTHNFYDCATALLMQHPQSGRRLLWVQADMDVVTDGSDPVRYPELSHYHAARQSDWYLPQTAYQFGSTGGLRNPFLDYYPAAEKRLQHYRTLFEKEREADPGFVWRRLLEAVDLQESRLKTRHLSGPTRRSLLAQEDPFIVLSLDWFRGSGPWIPKMGDYAAVLYRDQIYPALLGEAGPTFKAGEASLRLAQHLNPQASGRVRAIDALEVSYLVFLQTAGPRQAPDLAQWHEKVAHYLEEIGGLGPGTSLHHWPPLPPKTPAKQPSVDPTR, from the coding sequence ATGCTCCGCCTCCCTGCCCTCGCCCTCCTGGCCCCCGCCCTCAGTTCGGCCCAAATCGAACTCACCGAAATCGAAAGCATCCCAGCCGGCCCCACCACCTCCCTCCGGGCCGACGGCCAAGGCTACTTTGAAAAAGTCGTCATCCGCCGCCCGGAAGCGCTCACCAAGCTCGACGGCCTCCTGCGCCTCAACCCCGCCCTCTCCCAAGTCCTCCCCGCGCTCCCCGAACTGCTGGCCAGCGCCCGCGTCTCGGACCGCTTTGACCAGCTCTACGATCGTAAAATCCGCTACCTCCAGAAAGGCGGCCAACTCACCACCCACAATTTTTATGACTGCGCCACCGCGCTCCTCATGCAGCACCCCCAAAGCGGGCGCCGCCTCCTCTGGGTCCAAGCAGACATGGACGTCGTCACCGATGGCTCGGACCCAGTTCGCTATCCCGAATTGAGCCACTACCATGCCGCCCGCCAATCGGACTGGTATCTCCCCCAGACCGCCTACCAATTCGGAAGCACCGGCGGCCTCCGCAATCCTTTTCTGGACTACTACCCAGCCGCCGAAAAAAGACTGCAACACTACCGCACCCTCTTTGAAAAAGAACGGGAAGCCGACCCCGGCTTTGTCTGGCGTCGCCTGCTGGAAGCGGTCGACCTCCAAGAATCCCGCCTGAAGACCCGTCACCTCAGCGGACCCACCCGGCGCTCCCTCCTGGCCCAGGAAGACCCCTTCATCGTCCTCTCCTTGGACTGGTTCCGAGGCAGCGGCCCCTGGATACCCAAAATGGGGGACTACGCCGCCGTCCTCTATCGCGATCAAATCTACCCAGCGCTCCTCGGCGAAGCCGGCCCCACCTTCAAAGCCGGCGAAGCCTCCCTCCGCCTGGCCCAACACCTCAACCCCCAGGCCAGCGGACGGGTCCGCGCCATCGATGCGCTCGAAGTCAGCTACCTCGTCTTCCTGCAAACGGCCGGCCCCCGACAAGCGCCCGACCTCGCGCAATGGCATGAAAAAGTGGCCCACTACCTCGAAGAAATCGGCGGCCTCGGCCCCGGCACCTCCCTCCACCACTGGCCCCCCCTCCCTCCCAAAACGCCCGCCAAACAACCATCGGTCGATCCAACCAGGTAG
- a CDS encoding GTP-binding protein yields MNPTPLIALCGFLGSGKTTLLRRWRRDPSLAHAALLVQDLSELGLDSKLLSPEDAKPTTGLLSGRVAALHGPHAREQLLPSVGQALREMAALAPPPPLVLCESTGAARPWPLLQALTQNPRFFLRHFIVTVDALNLHRDFADGQLLLAEAPHHADPALREAAALLAEQLAFASVIILTKIDTLPQPALEAQSQLLQKLQPQATIGLSARAGMHLSQLETTPAPRLAALATRARQLGLPADQPTAQRIESTIFRDPRPFHPERLHAACQSQLGTALYRTKGFLWLASRPAQVLLWQQSGSQITLEITGTWRAEAVQNREGKLFPEEVEHLRAQLADQHPLFGDRHNELALMGQPAACQAFSTALAESLCTEEEILAWQNGQPFPDPWPQNILRLD; encoded by the coding sequence ATGAACCCCACTCCCCTCATCGCCCTCTGCGGCTTCCTCGGCTCGGGCAAAACCACCCTCCTGCGTCGCTGGCGAAGAGACCCCTCTCTCGCCCACGCCGCCCTCTTGGTCCAGGACCTGAGCGAACTCGGGCTGGATTCGAAGCTCCTTTCCCCCGAAGACGCCAAACCCACCACCGGCCTCCTTTCCGGTCGGGTTGCCGCCTTGCACGGCCCGCATGCGCGCGAGCAGCTCCTCCCCTCCGTGGGCCAGGCTCTCCGGGAAATGGCCGCCCTCGCACCCCCGCCGCCGCTCGTTCTCTGCGAAAGCACGGGCGCGGCCCGACCTTGGCCCCTCCTGCAAGCCCTCACCCAAAACCCGCGCTTCTTCCTTCGCCACTTCATCGTGACCGTGGATGCCCTCAATCTTCACCGCGACTTCGCGGACGGTCAGCTCTTGCTGGCAGAGGCCCCCCACCATGCCGACCCCGCCCTCCGCGAGGCCGCCGCCCTCCTGGCCGAACAACTGGCCTTCGCCAGCGTCATCATCCTCACCAAGATCGACACCCTCCCGCAGCCAGCCCTCGAGGCCCAAAGTCAGCTCCTCCAAAAGCTCCAACCACAGGCCACCATCGGACTCTCCGCCCGGGCCGGCATGCACCTCTCCCAGCTCGAAACCACCCCCGCCCCACGGCTGGCCGCCCTCGCGACCCGGGCCCGGCAACTCGGTCTCCCCGCCGACCAGCCGACCGCTCAGCGGATCGAATCGACGATCTTCCGCGATCCGCGACCCTTCCACCCCGAGCGCCTGCACGCCGCCTGCCAGAGCCAACTCGGCACCGCCCTCTACCGCACCAAAGGCTTCCTCTGGCTGGCCTCCCGCCCAGCCCAAGTCCTGCTTTGGCAACAGTCCGGCAGCCAAATCACCCTCGAAATCACTGGCACTTGGCGGGCGGAAGCCGTTCAAAATCGCGAAGGGAAATTGTTCCCGGAAGAGGTCGAGCACCTCCGGGCCCAGCTGGCCGACCAGCACCCCCTCTTCGGAGATCGCCACAATGAACTGGCCCTCATGGGCCAGCCCGCCGCCTGCCAGGCCTTCTCGACCGCGCTCGCCGAATCGCTCTGCACCGAAGAAGAAATCTTGGCCTGGCAAAACGGCCAGCCCTTTCCCGACCCTTGGCCCCAAAACATCTTGCGCCTCGACTGA
- a CDS encoding ThuA domain-containing protein, whose translation MLKIARILLPAALLLAWAVPLKLQAEQKIRVLLADGPQKAHNFKETTPVLQEVLEQSPLFEVTLSRSSKKKIKSGSYQPDFASYDVVVMNEGFGAAPWPEATQKAFEEYMAKGGGLVSVHAANNCWPEWEEYNKMTGIGGWGGRDEKSGPYLYLDDAGQVIRDPSPGKGGAHGPQHEFEIVVREPTHPIMEGLPATFLHGPDELYDRLRGPAENLTILASAFSSPEYAGTGRHEPVLMTIQYGEGRVFHTILGHHVEHLREGSFVTTFQRGTEWAATGKVTIPVPEDFPNQPLR comes from the coding sequence ATGCTTAAGATCGCACGCATCCTTCTTCCCGCCGCCCTCCTCTTGGCCTGGGCGGTGCCCCTCAAGCTCCAAGCCGAGCAAAAAATCCGCGTCCTGCTCGCGGACGGCCCCCAAAAAGCCCATAACTTCAAAGAAACCACCCCCGTGCTCCAGGAAGTCTTGGAGCAATCGCCGCTCTTCGAAGTGACGCTCTCGCGTTCCTCTAAAAAGAAAATCAAAAGCGGCAGCTACCAGCCGGACTTTGCCAGCTACGACGTCGTCGTCATGAACGAGGGCTTCGGAGCCGCCCCCTGGCCGGAAGCCACCCAAAAGGCCTTTGAAGAATACATGGCCAAGGGTGGCGGCCTGGTATCAGTCCATGCAGCGAACAACTGCTGGCCGGAGTGGGAGGAATACAACAAGATGACCGGCATCGGTGGCTGGGGGGGTCGGGACGAAAAAAGCGGGCCCTATCTCTATCTCGATGACGCGGGCCAAGTCATCCGGGATCCCTCCCCGGGGAAAGGCGGCGCGCACGGCCCCCAACATGAATTTGAAATCGTGGTCAGGGAACCCACCCACCCCATCATGGAAGGCCTTCCTGCCACCTTCCTGCACGGGCCGGATGAACTCTATGACAGATTGCGCGGCCCGGCCGAGAACCTCACCATTCTCGCCTCGGCCTTCTCGTCCCCGGAATACGCCGGGACCGGACGGCATGAACCCGTCCTCATGACCATCCAATATGGCGAGGGAAGAGTCTTCCACACCATCCTGGGACACCACGTCGAGCACCTCCGGGAAGGCAGTTTTGTCACCACCTTCCAGCGAGGAACCGAATGGGCCGCTACCGGAAAAGTGACGATTCCCGTGCCGGAAGACTTTCCCAATCAGCCCCTCCGCTAG
- a CDS encoding type II toxin-antitoxin system VapC family toxin, translating to MRGIDTNILLRFLIRDDEAQAQRAAQILTEECTESSPGFLTSIALVELVWTLSRVYKYPQPEITKALTVLLNAKELRFEYPDETHHAIQVYSSGSGDFADTLLGNIALRHGCLDTLTFDQKAARLEAFASA from the coding sequence ATGCGAGGCATTGATACCAACATCCTCTTGCGGTTTTTGATCCGAGACGACGAAGCCCAAGCCCAACGGGCCGCTCAAATCCTGACCGAAGAGTGCACCGAAAGCAGCCCCGGCTTCCTCACCTCCATCGCCTTAGTGGAACTGGTCTGGACCCTGTCTCGAGTTTACAAATACCCCCAGCCAGAAATCACGAAAGCGCTTACGGTCTTATTGAACGCCAAAGAACTGCGTTTCGAATACCCAGACGAGACCCATCACGCCATCCAAGTCTACAGCTCAGGATCCGGAGATTTTGCAGATACCTTGCTCGGAAACATCGCCCTCCGACACGGATGTCTGGACACTTTGACCTTTGATCAGAAGGCGGCACGTCTCGAAGCTTTCGCCTCCGCCTAA
- a CDS encoding AbrB/MazE/SpoVT family DNA-binding domain-containing protein, whose amino-acid sequence MEVITMDAKGLVRIPASLRKELALQPGSQFRLFVSPQQDNLTLVPTGSIKEGLGILPKPKQALSIEEINDAVQKATAEETASHARH is encoded by the coding sequence ATGGAAGTCATCACCATGGACGCAAAAGGTCTTGTGCGTATCCCTGCCAGCTTACGCAAGGAACTAGCCCTCCAACCGGGCAGTCAATTTCGGCTCTTTGTCAGTCCCCAACAGGACAATCTCACCCTCGTTCCCACTGGCTCGATCAAAGAAGGTCTTGGCATCCTTCCCAAACCCAAGCAGGCCTTGAGTATTGAGGAGATCAATGACGCGGTGCAAAAGGCAACCGCCGAAGAAACGGCTTCTCATGCGAGGCATTGA